The Rhinopithecus roxellana isolate Shanxi Qingling chromosome 13, ASM756505v1, whole genome shotgun sequence genome contains a region encoding:
- the PIGT gene encoding GPI transamidase component PIG-T isoform X3 — protein MAAAMPLALLVLLLLGPRGWCLAEPPRDSLREELVITPLPSGDVAATFQFRTRWDSELQREGVSHYRLFPKALGQLISKYSLRELHLSFTQGFWRTRYWGPPFLQAPSGLSVLLKADRLFHTSYHSQAVHIRPVCRNARCTSISWELRQTLSVVFDAFITGQGKKDWSLFRMFSRTLTEPCPLASESRVYVDITNYNQDNETLEVNPPPTTTYQDIILGTRKTYAIYDLLDTAMINNSRNLNIQLKWKRPPENEAPAVPFLHAQRYVSGYGLQKGELSTLLYNTHPYRAFPVLLLDTVPWYLRLYVHTLTITSKGKENKPSYIHYQPAQDRLQPHLLEMLIQLPANSVTKVSIQFERALLKWTEYTPDPNHGFYVSPSVLSALVPSVVAAKPVDWEESPLFNSLFPVSDGSNYFVRLYTEPLLVNLPTPDFSMPYNVICLTCTVVAVCYGSFYNLLTRTFHIEEPRTGGLAKRLANLIRRARGVPPL, from the exons ATGGCGGCGGCTATGCCGCTTGCTCTGCTCGTCCTGCTGCTCCTGGGGCCCAGAGGCTGGTGCCTTGCAGAACCCCCACGCGACAGCCTGCGGGAGGAACTTGTCATCACCCCACTGCCTTCCGGGGACGTAGCCGCCACATTCCAGTTCCGCACGCGCTGGGATTCGGAGCTTCAGCGGGAAGGAG TGTCTCATTACAGGCTCTTTCCCAAAGCCCTGGGGCAGCTGATCTCCAAGTATTCTCTACGGGAGCTGCACCTATCATTCACACAAGGCTTTTGGAGGACCCGATACTGGGGACCACCCTTCCTGCAGGCCCCATCAG GCCTCTCTGTGCTGCTGAAGGCGGATCGCTTGTTCCACACCAGCTACCACTCCCAGGCAGTGCATATCCGCCCTGTTTGCAGA AATGCACGCTGTACTAGCATCTCCTGGGAGCTGAGGCAGACCCTGTCAGTTGTATTTGACGCCTTCATCACGGGGCAGGGGAAGAAAG ACTGGTCCCTCTTCCGGATGTTCTCCCGAACCCTCACGGAGCCCTGCCCCCTGGCTTCAGAGAGCCGAGTCTATGTGGACATCACCAACTACAACCAG GACAACGAGACATTAGAGGTGAACCCACCCCCGACCACTACATATCAGGACATCATCCTAGGCACTCGGAAGACCTATGCCATCTATGACTTGCTTGACACCGCCATGATCAACAACTCTCGAAACCTCAACATCCAGCTCAAGTGGAAGAGACCCCCAGAGAatg AGGCCCCCGCAGTGCCCTTCCTGCATGCCCAGCGGTACGTGAGCGGCTATGGGCTGCAGAAGGGGGAGCTGAGCACACTGCTGTACAACACCCACCCATACCGGGCCTTCCCAGTGCTGCTGCTGGACACCGTACCCTGGTATCTGCGGCTGTATGTGCACACCCTCACCATCACCTCCAAGGGCAAGGAGAACAAACCAA GTTACATCCACTACCAGCCTGCCCAGGACCGGCTGCAACCCCACCTCCTGGAGATGCTGATTCAGCTGCCGGCCAACTCAGTCACCAAGGTTTCCATCCAGTTTGAGCGGGCGCTGCTGAAGTGGACCGAATACACCCCAGATCCTAACCATGGCTTCTATGTCAG CCCATCTGTCCTCAGCGCCCTTGTGCCCAGCGTGGTAGCAGCCAAGCCAGTGGACTGGGAAGAGAGTCCCCTCTTCAACAGCCT GTTCCCGGTCTCCGATGGCTCTAACTACTTTGTGCGGCTCTACACGGAGCCGCTGCTGGTGAACCTGCCGACACCAGACTTCAGCATGCCCTACAACGTGATCTGCCTCACGTGTACTGTGGTGGCTGTGTGCTATGGCTCCTTCTACAATCTCCTGACCCGAACCTTCCACATCGAGGAGCCCCGCACAGGTGGCCTGGCCAAGCGGCTGGCCAACCTCATCCGGCGTGCCCGAGGTGTCCCCCCACTCTGA
- the PIGT gene encoding GPI transamidase component PIG-T isoform X2 produces MAAAMPLALLVLLLLGPRGWCLAEPPRDSLREELVITPLPSGDVAATFQFRTRWDSELQREGVSHYRLFPKALGQLISKYSLRELHLSFTQGFWRTRYWGPPFLQAPSDTDHYFLRYAVLPREVVCTENLTPWKKLLPCSSKAGLSVLLKADRLFHTSYHSQAVHIRPVCRNARCTSISWELRQTLSVVFDAFITGQGKKDWSLFRMFSRTLTEPCPLASESRVYVDITNYNQDNETLEVNPPPTTTYQDIILGTRKTYAIYDLLDTAMINNSRNLNIQLKWKRPPENEAPAVPFLHAQRYVSGYGLQKGELSTLLYNTHPYRAFPVLLLDTVPWYLRLYVHTLTITSKGKENKPSYIHYQPAQDRLQPHLLEMLIQLPANSVTKVSIQFERALLKWTEYTPDPNHGFYVSPSVLSALVPSVVAAKPVDWEESPLFNSLFPVSDGSNYFVRLYTEPLLVNLPTPDFSMPYNVICLTCTVVAVCYGSFYNLLTRTFHIEEPRTGGLAKRLANLIRRARGVPPL; encoded by the exons ATGGCGGCGGCTATGCCGCTTGCTCTGCTCGTCCTGCTGCTCCTGGGGCCCAGAGGCTGGTGCCTTGCAGAACCCCCACGCGACAGCCTGCGGGAGGAACTTGTCATCACCCCACTGCCTTCCGGGGACGTAGCCGCCACATTCCAGTTCCGCACGCGCTGGGATTCGGAGCTTCAGCGGGAAGGAG TGTCTCATTACAGGCTCTTTCCCAAAGCCCTGGGGCAGCTGATCTCCAAGTATTCTCTACGGGAGCTGCACCTATCATTCACACAAGGCTTTTGGAGGACCCGATACTGGGGACCACCCTTCCTGCAGGCCCCATCAG ACACTGACCACTACTTTCTGCGCTATGCTGTGCTGCCACGGGAGGTGGTCTGCACTGAAAACCTCACCCCCTGGAAGAAGCTCTTGCCCTGTAGTTCCAAG GCAGGCCTCTCTGTGCTGCTGAAGGCGGATCGCTTGTTCCACACCAGCTACCACTCCCAGGCAGTGCATATCCGCCCTGTTTGCAGA AATGCACGCTGTACTAGCATCTCCTGGGAGCTGAGGCAGACCCTGTCAGTTGTATTTGACGCCTTCATCACGGGGCAGGGGAAGAAAG ACTGGTCCCTCTTCCGGATGTTCTCCCGAACCCTCACGGAGCCCTGCCCCCTGGCTTCAGAGAGCCGAGTCTATGTGGACATCACCAACTACAACCAG GACAACGAGACATTAGAGGTGAACCCACCCCCGACCACTACATATCAGGACATCATCCTAGGCACTCGGAAGACCTATGCCATCTATGACTTGCTTGACACCGCCATGATCAACAACTCTCGAAACCTCAACATCCAGCTCAAGTGGAAGAGACCCCCAGAGAatg AGGCCCCCGCAGTGCCCTTCCTGCATGCCCAGCGGTACGTGAGCGGCTATGGGCTGCAGAAGGGGGAGCTGAGCACACTGCTGTACAACACCCACCCATACCGGGCCTTCCCAGTGCTGCTGCTGGACACCGTACCCTGGTATCTGCGGCTGTATGTGCACACCCTCACCATCACCTCCAAGGGCAAGGAGAACAAACCAA GTTACATCCACTACCAGCCTGCCCAGGACCGGCTGCAACCCCACCTCCTGGAGATGCTGATTCAGCTGCCGGCCAACTCAGTCACCAAGGTTTCCATCCAGTTTGAGCGGGCGCTGCTGAAGTGGACCGAATACACCCCAGATCCTAACCATGGCTTCTATGTCAG CCCATCTGTCCTCAGCGCCCTTGTGCCCAGCGTGGTAGCAGCCAAGCCAGTGGACTGGGAAGAGAGTCCCCTCTTCAACAGCCT GTTCCCGGTCTCCGATGGCTCTAACTACTTTGTGCGGCTCTACACGGAGCCGCTGCTGGTGAACCTGCCGACACCAGACTTCAGCATGCCCTACAACGTGATCTGCCTCACGTGTACTGTGGTGGCTGTGTGCTATGGCTCCTTCTACAATCTCCTGACCCGAACCTTCCACATCGAGGAGCCCCGCACAGGTGGCCTGGCCAAGCGGCTGGCCAACCTCATCCGGCGTGCCCGAGGTGTCCCCCCACTCTGA
- the PIGT gene encoding GPI transamidase component PIG-T isoform X4 — protein MFSRTLTEPCPLASESRVYVDITNYNQDNETLEVNPPPTTTYQDIILGTRKTYAIYDLLDTAMINNSRNLNIQLKWKRPPENEAPAVPFLHAQRYVSGYGLQKGELSTLLYNTHPYRAFPVLLLDTVPWYLRLYVHTLTITSKGKENKPSYIHYQPAQDRLQPHLLEMLIQLPANSVTKVSIQFERALLKWTEYTPDPNHGFYVSPSVLSALVPSVVAAKPVDWEESPLFNSLFPVSDGSNYFVRLYTEPLLVNLPTPDFSMPYNVICLTCTVVAVCYGSFYNLLTRTFHIEEPRTGGLAKRLANLIRRARGVPPL, from the exons ATGTTCTCCCGAACCCTCACGGAGCCCTGCCCCCTGGCTTCAGAGAGCCGAGTCTATGTGGACATCACCAACTACAACCAG GACAACGAGACATTAGAGGTGAACCCACCCCCGACCACTACATATCAGGACATCATCCTAGGCACTCGGAAGACCTATGCCATCTATGACTTGCTTGACACCGCCATGATCAACAACTCTCGAAACCTCAACATCCAGCTCAAGTGGAAGAGACCCCCAGAGAatg AGGCCCCCGCAGTGCCCTTCCTGCATGCCCAGCGGTACGTGAGCGGCTATGGGCTGCAGAAGGGGGAGCTGAGCACACTGCTGTACAACACCCACCCATACCGGGCCTTCCCAGTGCTGCTGCTGGACACCGTACCCTGGTATCTGCGGCTGTATGTGCACACCCTCACCATCACCTCCAAGGGCAAGGAGAACAAACCAA GTTACATCCACTACCAGCCTGCCCAGGACCGGCTGCAACCCCACCTCCTGGAGATGCTGATTCAGCTGCCGGCCAACTCAGTCACCAAGGTTTCCATCCAGTTTGAGCGGGCGCTGCTGAAGTGGACCGAATACACCCCAGATCCTAACCATGGCTTCTATGTCAG CCCATCTGTCCTCAGCGCCCTTGTGCCCAGCGTGGTAGCAGCCAAGCCAGTGGACTGGGAAGAGAGTCCCCTCTTCAACAGCCT GTTCCCGGTCTCCGATGGCTCTAACTACTTTGTGCGGCTCTACACGGAGCCGCTGCTGGTGAACCTGCCGACACCAGACTTCAGCATGCCCTACAACGTGATCTGCCTCACGTGTACTGTGGTGGCTGTGTGCTATGGCTCCTTCTACAATCTCCTGACCCGAACCTTCCACATCGAGGAGCCCCGCACAGGTGGCCTGGCCAAGCGGCTGGCCAACCTCATCCGGCGTGCCCGAGGTGTCCCCCCACTCTGA
- the PIGT gene encoding GPI transamidase component PIG-T isoform X1: MAAAMPLALLVLLLLGPRGWCLAEPPRDSLREELVITPLPSGDVAATFQFRTRWDSELQREGVSHYRLFPKALGQLISKYSLRELHLSFTQGFWRTRYWGPPFLQAPSGAELWVWFQDTVTDVDKSWKELSNVLSGIFCASLNFIDSTNTVTPTASFKPLGLANDTDHYFLRYAVLPREVVCTENLTPWKKLLPCSSKAGLSVLLKADRLFHTSYHSQAVHIRPVCRNARCTSISWELRQTLSVVFDAFITGQGKKDWSLFRMFSRTLTEPCPLASESRVYVDITNYNQDNETLEVNPPPTTTYQDIILGTRKTYAIYDLLDTAMINNSRNLNIQLKWKRPPENEAPAVPFLHAQRYVSGYGLQKGELSTLLYNTHPYRAFPVLLLDTVPWYLRLYVHTLTITSKGKENKPSYIHYQPAQDRLQPHLLEMLIQLPANSVTKVSIQFERALLKWTEYTPDPNHGFYVSPSVLSALVPSVVAAKPVDWEESPLFNSLFPVSDGSNYFVRLYTEPLLVNLPTPDFSMPYNVICLTCTVVAVCYGSFYNLLTRTFHIEEPRTGGLAKRLANLIRRARGVPPL; the protein is encoded by the exons ATGGCGGCGGCTATGCCGCTTGCTCTGCTCGTCCTGCTGCTCCTGGGGCCCAGAGGCTGGTGCCTTGCAGAACCCCCACGCGACAGCCTGCGGGAGGAACTTGTCATCACCCCACTGCCTTCCGGGGACGTAGCCGCCACATTCCAGTTCCGCACGCGCTGGGATTCGGAGCTTCAGCGGGAAGGAG TGTCTCATTACAGGCTCTTTCCCAAAGCCCTGGGGCAGCTGATCTCCAAGTATTCTCTACGGGAGCTGCACCTATCATTCACACAAGGCTTTTGGAGGACCCGATACTGGGGACCACCCTTCCTGCAGGCCCCATCAGGTGCAGAGCTCTGGGTCTGGTTCCAAGACACTGTCACTGA TGTGGATAAATCTTGGAAGGAGCTCAGTAATGTCCTCTCAGGGATCTTCTGCGCCTCTCTCAACTTCATCGACTCCACCAACACGGTCACTCCCACTGCCTCCTTCAAACCCCTGGGTCTGGCCAATG ACACTGACCACTACTTTCTGCGCTATGCTGTGCTGCCACGGGAGGTGGTCTGCACTGAAAACCTCACCCCCTGGAAGAAGCTCTTGCCCTGTAGTTCCAAG GCAGGCCTCTCTGTGCTGCTGAAGGCGGATCGCTTGTTCCACACCAGCTACCACTCCCAGGCAGTGCATATCCGCCCTGTTTGCAGA AATGCACGCTGTACTAGCATCTCCTGGGAGCTGAGGCAGACCCTGTCAGTTGTATTTGACGCCTTCATCACGGGGCAGGGGAAGAAAG ACTGGTCCCTCTTCCGGATGTTCTCCCGAACCCTCACGGAGCCCTGCCCCCTGGCTTCAGAGAGCCGAGTCTATGTGGACATCACCAACTACAACCAG GACAACGAGACATTAGAGGTGAACCCACCCCCGACCACTACATATCAGGACATCATCCTAGGCACTCGGAAGACCTATGCCATCTATGACTTGCTTGACACCGCCATGATCAACAACTCTCGAAACCTCAACATCCAGCTCAAGTGGAAGAGACCCCCAGAGAatg AGGCCCCCGCAGTGCCCTTCCTGCATGCCCAGCGGTACGTGAGCGGCTATGGGCTGCAGAAGGGGGAGCTGAGCACACTGCTGTACAACACCCACCCATACCGGGCCTTCCCAGTGCTGCTGCTGGACACCGTACCCTGGTATCTGCGGCTGTATGTGCACACCCTCACCATCACCTCCAAGGGCAAGGAGAACAAACCAA GTTACATCCACTACCAGCCTGCCCAGGACCGGCTGCAACCCCACCTCCTGGAGATGCTGATTCAGCTGCCGGCCAACTCAGTCACCAAGGTTTCCATCCAGTTTGAGCGGGCGCTGCTGAAGTGGACCGAATACACCCCAGATCCTAACCATGGCTTCTATGTCAG CCCATCTGTCCTCAGCGCCCTTGTGCCCAGCGTGGTAGCAGCCAAGCCAGTGGACTGGGAAGAGAGTCCCCTCTTCAACAGCCT GTTCCCGGTCTCCGATGGCTCTAACTACTTTGTGCGGCTCTACACGGAGCCGCTGCTGGTGAACCTGCCGACACCAGACTTCAGCATGCCCTACAACGTGATCTGCCTCACGTGTACTGTGGTGGCTGTGTGCTATGGCTCCTTCTACAATCTCCTGACCCGAACCTTCCACATCGAGGAGCCCCGCACAGGTGGCCTGGCCAAGCGGCTGGCCAACCTCATCCGGCGTGCCCGAGGTGTCCCCCCACTCTGA